ACCCATCAACGTATATCCACAGATCTAACAAAGAGATTTAtaacatatgaaaatatattgCAGCCGTCATAACATTAGAGACTGAAattgattatttaaaaaaaacataacaaagaGTTAATACCACTTGATCATACTCACTTTCCTCTGAGCCAATGGCTTCAGAACTCGCTCTCTTCTTTCTTTGACTGGGTTGCCACATTCTCATCATCTTGGATATATGGATTTATTAGTTCAAATAATGCGACACCAAATACCTAAAGGTACATATAAGCAAGTTTCGAGAAATATAATAAAAGCTGGAGTATAGTATCTAATGCTTAAGTTTAAGCATTTTAGAAGAATGAAACCCATTTCATTCATGATCTCCATAACCCATTTTTCTTTGACTATCAACTCTTGAAGCCCAACACAAAAGCCCATATAAccttttttcttataataccGAGCTGTGTCAAAAAAAACCCATCAAACTTAATACTTCTCTACTCAAACTTAATACTTCTCTACTTACCAAATGCTTTACAGACTTCAATTGTCTTCAAGTTCCTACTATATGCAAAATCAATAGAGATCTTCAATCAAAAACATTTAGTCACTATCtgaattatcatttttttacacCATTCTGGTGACCAATACAACCCATGCCACCAACCATAATATGCATGCCTTCCCCATATCACAATTCTCCCTGGCTTCTAATACCAACTCTAAAAAACCAACTCTAAGTAACCCAAGACCCATTCAGAAAACCAAAACTTATCCACCCTAAAATGTGTCATATTTTTTACCCAAATTAAATATTGCCAACATTGACCAACAAAGAAACTCAGTGGGGACCAAACAACCAGACTCATTGAGCAATATAAGAGACATAACCAACTTCATGAATATTTTTTAGCTTCCAATTAGAACTAAGAGGTCACATTATTTGCTACGTTTACCTTGTTGATACATGTCACTTACCATGACATGTTTAGAAGTCCGTAGTcacatataaaacatatctcaGCAAGCTCATCCATGTAAGTCAATTTCTTAATTTTGTATAGAAAAGTCAAATCAAGTTCTGCCTCAAATTGGGTCAGcaccaaattttaatttttgtccaAGTCAAGTTCTTCATCAATATAGTATTCAACCATGAAAGTCAATGATATAGAAAAGTTGAACAAATGTAAAtacttaaaaagaaattgaGTTATACTTGTCCCAACTCATATACTAACATCAATATTTTCTCATCTATACTTGTTAGAGCTACTCTACACTTGTTCAGTGCGAAAACCTGGCAGACAGTCAACCTTTCCCATACAATACGGCCATCAATTTCTGGATCATGCCTCATGCCTGgtaaaaaagaatacaaagaCGAATATGCAGTTAATAACCAGAAATGGCTTTACCAATGACTGAACATAAATTTGATCTTAAgcaaaaatgaaacaaatgagACCTTCTCTTGTGATCTTGGCTGCTTTCTCCCGTGAGGGTTTCTGATTCAAAGGCACGTAAGATCAAAggcattaaaaaagaaaaagttgatTAGCCAGCTGATGCTTTCGTTTTTTAATTCTTTCGAGTAGCTCTGCACACGGATGCTTAATTCTTTAGATCCTTTTTTAATTCTTTAGAGTAGCTCTACACACGGATGTTTAATTCTTTAGAACCTTTTAATTCTTTTGTAAATCAGACTTTATCAAATAGACAAACAAATCTCTACAATCTAAACTTGTTTTCGACCTTCCAAGTTCTATTCTTAATGCTCTACATCCTTCCCACTTTTAATGCCCGCATTTCAATCATCAAGgtttactttttatattatgtgtgtatatatatatatatataccttgatATTAGGTTGAATCTGTTCAAAGCTAGTCATCCCACATAATGCATACACTTAGTTTCAAGAACATCAATACTGGAGGAGCAAGAGGGAAGAGGGAGATTTTGGGGGGGGAGGGGGGTATTATTTGGTTGGTTTACCATAAAATGCATGGGGGGGCTTTTTAGGTGGTGGGTGGCTGGGTGCATAGATATGAAGGTTACCTTCTCACTGGCCATTTAAACACAACTTCATACCAGTAATTTTAGGTGGGTGGCTGGGAGCATAGATATGAAACACTTGTACCTGAACGTTTGATCTTCTTTCGTCTACTTGCATTGTCAACCTGTAAGTGACATGCATATCACTCCGATAAAAGCCATCAACAATACAAAATACTGAAAAAgctatataaacaataatactaaatttaacataataataCTAAACATTAATACTTCTACCTTTTAGAACTTATATTTTCTTCCAAGCAAGGTCATTTGAACTTCTACCATTTCCAGAGCATTATTCTTGCAATGGAAACTTTACAGctttttcttgtgattttagCAAGGCCAACTCCTTAAGCATGTAACCTTCGGCTTCATCTCTCACACTTTGCAATGTCAATCATGTTAATCAACTATTTTGTAAAATAAGTCTGTGCATTAGTTATAATCTCAAACAGGCAGCTTATGACCTCCAAACATCTGAACCACCCCAAACATCTTCTTATTTAGAGCTTCAAACCTTAATCAAAATCATTTCCCAAAACTGTTTCATACGTTCCACTTGCTAacgaagaaaaaaaataacaaaaaaacccAACTGAATATAAAGGATTATAAAGGATCGAAAAAAGTTACCCCATTCACACCCCATAACTAGATACTACATTAATCACTGAATTTGGATCAATTCTTTGATACGAATTGACCTTTAATCTTTGGATCCAATACATGAGACTCTGTAGCTCACATAGATAACAATATAGTCTCGCTACATGAATTTAATATTACCAAGTATTGGACAACTTAAGAATTACATTGTTGCTAGCAATACTCATTGAAGCAACTATGGGATTACATCCCTAATTAACTCAATGAAGTTAGTAGCAGTAGACTTTTTGATAGTCCCAAACGTATGAACAGATCAGAAATATAATCCGAGATAGGAAGTAGCAATGAGATAAAGGCTCAGCATTCGTCGATAGTCGTTCAACAACAGTTTATCTGAGACTTATGATACAGTCACACCACATAAGATTCAAATAAACCTTCCAAAGATCAATTCCTAAAATGCCAAATTTAGGATTGCAATGGAAATTGATATGCTCGACTAGAAAACCCAGGGAGCAAACATTttacttgaaaataaaataactgcCTGTTTGCCACCACATGGCTGTACATGAAAACCATAAGACAGGTAACCACCCAACACGTCGCCCCCTTGAAGAAGTCTAAACAAATACGAGTACTTGACtatttcataaaataataataataataataataataataataataataataataataataataataataataataataataataaaaataataataataataataataataataataataataataataagacttCCAGGTGCAAATAATCAACTGTTAACAGGCTCCAACTGGACTAAGCTAGCCCAGTTCGTAATCTCATTTATTGGTCTCGGCTCTGGAACCTAGGCTGCTGGTTCCCTATCACTTCTAATGATGGGTAATGCAATCTAATAGCATGCTAACAAATTGCGCAATATGTGCGATAATATACTttaaaccatatatataatatatcaaatgaaagaaaagaaaagaaatagcatatatatatgaacagcAGTAcctgaaaagaaaagaatagaCGATTGGCATGTATATATGAAAGTACTACAGTTAGAATGAGCAGCATCCACAGAATACCACCCACTAGAAGCAAACGAACAAATCCACTCTTCCACTCATTTTTGATTGAGTAGTCCACAGATGACTTGTTTGCCTCAGAGAAACCATCCCtgcctataaaaaaaaaccatcactttttatacaattttcttcaaatgtGTATAAAAACACCAAGTTATCCAACAGAATCATCAGAAAATTTTAACCCCATATAGCATAAAATACTATTAGCATAACAAGAAGTTAACATGCAAAATGAAAAACTATCAATACCATTTCATACTCATTCAACTTCACTAATTAGTAATCCCGCTTTCCGCCTACCATAGAAATCTCACACCATCCAACTGACCCAACACTACTGTGTGATAAATCTCAACCTACACCAACTATAATTTGTTAAACCAACTAATTCACAATAGAAAATGTCAGACCGTCAGATAACTTGACAATACACAGACCATATTAAGAGATAATAAACTGACACTAACAGCATAACTTGGTTAAAATGCATGCCTAAACATAAAGGGTGTGTGCACATAAATTCTTTTAGGGATTATTTCCAAAATGACACACTTCTATCAGTTCTAATTCAATTCCCAATAGTTACAATTTATGGAGAATCGCTATATATTCACAGACACTGGTATCCGAAGTTCACATCAGCATTCAGAAAACAAATACGAACCTTATCAAGCTTTTGGTCCCACGGTCCAGATTACATCACGCCTAAGCTTCCGTATGTCATGCTTTTAAatattatctaaataaccaCAAAACTAATACTTCAATCCAACATTGAAAATAATTAGCATTGTTCTAGTTAACTTCAGAATTCAGAGTATAGACACAGTACTTATATTTCACAAAGAAAATAATAACAGATAACTAGGTAACACAAAATCGAATTCGTGTAAATCAATTTATAAAATCTCCTTAAACTTCAAAGTAGTATCAGACAATCAGGCCAGCAGGATCACAAATACATTCAGCATAATCAAACAATCTGTAGATTCATTCGATACAAAATCCCTAACTACACTAAACGAGCAAATAAAAGACCCACAGCTTCAATATTGACAATTTTAGACAAaagaatttcaaaaaataaaagctcTGACAAAAACACTTGATCAAATCTATTCCTTCAAAGCCAAAGGTACATGCCACAAACTAATTGACTCACCTAATATTAAAATGCAGACTCTATTACCCAACTGGAAGAGTAAGTATACCTCTAAAAAGTTAACTGTGGAAGACCTAATCGACCTCTTAAGCGTCGTATAAACCTATTTCTTTCGATTATTATTCTACTTTGCTGTTTAGTTCATATCACATTAATCCTAGTATCCTCATTAACTAGTTAAATCATTCATCgagttttatttgaaaaaagaCTACGGAAGGTTGGACTCACATAATACGAGTGCTATAGTTCTCGTCAGTGCTTTTAATCAGTCATCAAATGGATTGACCAGTTTAAAAAGTACTGTTGATGGAATCCTCCAGTAGTAGTTAGCAGTACTGAAGAAACGAGCCATCTGTCCAGAAGCAAATATTCCAGACGCAACCACAAACTTACATTTTTTAACATATTCAATGTCTTTAGGGGACATTTCTGCACTGGCCACCATCCTGCATAAACCCATAATGCACCTAATAAGGAAAAGACAATGTACCAACTAGCATTTAACAAGACAAGGAGGATAATCGAATTCGACAATTAGAGGGACTCTGTACCTTGTGCTTGATTTTAGCGTGAAACTATCCTTTCGCTGTTTCCAGCTTTGATGCCCACCAAATAATGGAGAAGAGTCTGATCCGTTTATGCATGCATTATCCACCTCAAAGTATGATAAACTTTGAACAAACTTTTTTCTCAGGAATTACTACTTTTTCTGGGTCACGAGCCAAGGGAATAGTACAGCCTAACATATATTACAGACCAGTATCATCAAGCTCACTCGGTTGATTAATGGTTTCGAAGAAACTAATATCTAGCAGTCTCACGGCGTGGTTGTGTTACCAGCCCCATTGTGTGTAACATGTAATAAACTTGACTTTCTTTGTTACATAGTTAAAAAGAATTGCAGCCAACTGCCACGAAAGAAAAAAAGCAATGTTCTATTAACATTGGTATAACTTAGCATtacatttttaaacatattgAGCAGCGTATTATATATACTCtactttttaacatttattGTTGAATTAGATCTATTAACACCTAGTCCAGATATGATGTATGCAGCATGAAAGTCAGAAGTCAGATAAGGAATAGGCAACAATTACGTTTTTTACAGTTTAAATTCCAAAAAGAATACATCTAAACACACTTTGGAAGCAGAAAGACTAAAATTGAAACAAGAAGGTCAGGTTCAAGAAGAAGAATATATTGCATGCCTAAAGGAAAAACCGAATTAGAACAGTAAAACCCGGAAAAAGGTTTTGAGATGCTAGACAGTGTCTAGAGTATGCCTCACAAAGTCACAAGTTAGATGCAGAAGATGAGGTTTCCTTGAAACTAAAGTAGGCGCTGATGATTTAACTAGATACTAGATGAATCACATGTTGAATTTGGATCAATTATGTCGTACCAATTGACCTTTTAATCTTTGGATCCAATACGCAAGACTCTGTAACTCAgataaataacaatgtagtcTCACTATACCAAGTATTAGACAACTTATAAATAACATTGTTGCTAGCATTTAATACCTACTCAAGCAATAAATAACCCATTTTCCTAGCTCCAAATTACATCCATATATCTTCGAAatatcaaacatcaaaaacATTGATTCCAATAACTCCATATGATGCCCATTTTCCATATCATCataacacaaaagaaaaaacaaacaaaaaccaaaaatacccaaatatataatactaatactaataagaTGTAATAAAACCATAATCTCTCAATCAGTCCATTATTTATAAGTACAATAAAACATTATCCCAATTTTTCCCCAATCTTTCTCAATTTCTTCTTTCCCTTGCCAACACTCTTCTTCACTTCCTCTTCAACTTTTCGACCTCGGGTCCTCGAAGCGACACCATCCGTCTTATTTGCAACAAGATCAAATTCATCAGACAGCTTTCTTATCGGCCACTTGCCCCTTATTTCttcatcttcctcttcttcatcaatcAATCCAACCAATTTCCTCTTTCTTTTCGGGGCCGGTGGGGGCGACAAACTCCGCCCCCGCCCCTTTTCAACACCCTTGTTTTTTTTCGAAATAGCCGCTTTTTTAAGGGGGATCTGGGTTTCTTTTTTTATGATTGTTTTTTCAATTTGGTTTCTTAGTTTTTCGACATTTCCTTCGATACGACCTTGGAGACGGTGTCGTTTGAAGCTTAGACCACCCATTGACCAATGAGCTTCTTCTGCCCATGACATTAATGGGTCAAGTACTGAAACTGGTGGGTCGACCCGATCCGTGTTGTATTTGATATCTGTATAGTAACGTGGCCTTGGAAGACTGCTTCCATAAAACTTTCCCGGCCCTAATGCAATCACCATTCTTGTTTgtgtttttctgtttttgtgtgtgtaaaagAGAGAGATTAAAAAGATGGTAAAAGCAAAAGGGGTGATTGTGTATCTTTATAGATGATGAATTTTCTATTATTGGCGGGAAGGATTAGGCGCCACAATTCTTTTTTGGCGGGACTCTTCAGAATCagaattaattatatattgagAGGggataattttgatattttcttttaattgagTTTTTGCATTTTCTATTTATCGTTTACATATACTGTATTTAACTAATGGGCTACccgtaacttttttttttttttaacattaaagaCTATGACATCTAATTCGACAATTTGTGGAAGTCGAATCGCATACGAAACACAAGACCCTCGAAAATCACCTTAATAATCCACTcttacaaaaatagaaaatgtgATTCGAACCCTGATAGAGATCTACAAAGTTTATGATATTACCAATAGGCTACCCGTAATTTTAGGTTACCGGATAGACACATACATGTTATGATAAAATTAACACTATATGATAATCCTGTTATTTTTCCAAACATGAATTCAACATAAAAATGAACAGGTTAATCTGTTAGGACTGTTACTATATTAGAAAAATTGTTGTACTATAGAttagaaaacaatcaaacataACTCACAATTACAAATGCCAAAACCAACTATTGCATGACAATGAACAACTAAATTGCTGTACTGGAGATTGAGGTAAGCCGGAATGGTGTGAAGATTAGCATGTCTTATATCCGGGAAGCTTAAAAAGGAGTGCAtacatgaagaaaaaaaatagttaaattcTAGAGGTCAATCATGTATTCTCATAACGTTTTTTGACACTAAACATAATAGTAAGACCAACAATGAAGCTCAAAGAGTCATGTTGGAAAGCAAGCTATTCAGTTTCACAATCTGATACCATATTTTGGGCGAATCAACTTTAGGGAATTTCAATCCTTCTTGCAAGGCCATTCCGGTTTACAGCACCCTCGACCAATTCGAAAATTCAAGTACCTGGTTTTAATAAAATGCATTTAACTTTTGTATCTCGTTTCCCACCATAAAAAGTTGAGGACTCACTCAATAATGATGCTTAGTTATCTTAATCGGACTCGCTAGATATCATCCATAGAAAAACCCCATTAGGTCTCAAATTATACGAGTAAATGTTTTCTGTTTATTTACATTTCCCTTTCACATGTATTTGAATACCGGAGTTTGGTATTCAAATGGGATAATATCTGATCCAAAATGATTTTTTCCTCAAATTGAGAATAATTCAATTTTTCACATCTCTTCAAATCTTAAATGAAACCTCATAAACTGGTACAACAAATTTGAAAGCTTTTGTAGTTGAATTTAATTTCCGTGGCTAGTTGAGGTGAGTAGGTGACCAGACAAAGGGTCGCAACAATCCAATACGAGGGAGTGAGGGACAACATCTAGGCTTTAAACATTATGATGAAAACAACAAAAGTATTATACAGCTAAAATAACATTTCGAATTTCCGAAGAATCAATATTTAGTGCAAAACAACCTCATCACTTACGGCAATAATCTTTTCTCCTAGATCTACGATctgaaaaaataaacaaattctaCCCTACAACCTTCAAGATAACAACCTAACAACAGAGTAAACATCTACTATATAACGTTTTCTATAAGATGCGTATAGAAACAGCATtctaaaaaaacacaaatatgaCTCTCAAATAATGTTCAATAACTATCATCCGGCTTTGGATGTTCTTGCAACGGGTGGAAGCAAAACCGAATCAAGGTCGCCTGGATAAGGTGACCACAACCCTAATCCTCCCCGGCTTTCTTTTAAACTACTATTGTTGCCTTTAAGCTCATTTAGAGATTTCACCCACTCGATTTTAGAAGAATGTTCACGAGTATGTGGGTGTAATATAAAGATTGAGTTATACTCGCAGTTTGGGAACATGAAGAACTTGAATTGTCCCTTTAGTCTGTAGACAACAAAGCCAAAGCTTAACTGATCTCTTGGTGTGAGTAAATTTACTTCGTTGAACCACAAGCAACTAAATAAGTTATTCAAAGGAGTATGTTCACGTATGATTATAGCCCCTTCTGGCACGTCTGGTTgacaagaaaaatatatcagGTTCAGGATAATGTCAAACTAAAAGATTATAAACACGTTTagttacttttaaatttttaagtaCTTTGGATTTGGGTTAACAATCGACACTTCTAGTGAACTATACACATAATATGAAGTTTTACATGTTTAGTGAAGTAAAGACTAAAGagtataaacttttaaatttctcATCTTTTGAACTTGGCATCAAAATTCACGTGTTAATTAGTAATATATAGTCGACCAAATGCTCCCAGTCAAACCAATGCAATTATGTTTTGGGAAGATGGGATTATGATATTTGAAACTCATATTACAGGACCCAAAAACAATTGTATGACAGTGGCTTACAAATTACGGagtacaatatatatagttatgagTTATTTCATATCtctactactttataaaaattactcATATCACCCTCTCTCCTAACACTTTTCAACACCCTCTCTCCTAACAATGTCCCCATACAAAATGACCATTCTACCCTTAAATGAATTAAATAATtctctcttttattc
The sequence above is drawn from the Erigeron canadensis isolate Cc75 chromosome 4, C_canadensis_v1, whole genome shotgun sequence genome and encodes:
- the LOC122596591 gene encoding uncharacterized protein LOC122596591, yielding MVIALGPGKFYGSSLPRPRYYTDIKYNTDRVDPPVSVLDPLMSWAEEAHWSMGGLSFKRHRLQGRIEGNVEKLRNQIEKTIIKKETQIPLKKAAISKKNKGVEKGRGRSLSPPPAPKRKRKLVGLIDEEEEDEEIRGKWPIRKLSDEFDLVANKTDGVASRTRGRKVEEEVKKSVGKGKKKLRKIGEKLG